GCGGAAGCAACGGAAGCAATGACCGGAATCACCTTGATGCCGGCTGCTTTCCAGGCACCGAGATAAGCGGTGGGAATACCTGCCCCGGTTGTGACAACGCTGACTTTTTCACTGCGCACCAGCTCGGCGGCATCGTCAGCGAACGGGCTCATCAGCATCAGATTGACCCCAAACGGCCGATCGGTCAAGAGACGGGCGGCGGCGATCTGAGCCTTCAGATAATCGGCATCGGCATTCATTGCGGAAATGATGCCCAAACCACCGGCATTGGACACGGCGGCGGCTAATTTGGCGTCGGCAATCCAAGCCATACCCCCCTGGAAAATCGGATAGCGAATATTCAGCAGGGAGCAAAGCGGGGAGCGAAGTTGTGCGCCGTTCATTTATTGTATTTTTGCTTCAATCAAGCTGACCAGATCCGCTACCTTGATCAGCTTAGTGCTGCCCAGTTCGATTTCTGTGGCGAATTCTTCTTCCATGGACATCAACAGCTCGATGACTTCCAAAGAATCGATACCGAGCTCTTCAAATTTCGTTTCCGCGCTGATCGTTGCCGGATCACATTCGATTTTCTTGGCAATAACGGCGATTACTCTTTCTAAAACCATAATTTCAATCTCCTTTTTCCTAATTATTGATCTGACAGACAGGCTGCCGGCACAGTAGTTACCAACGTAACAGACAGGAAGCATTGGCTAAACCGCCGCCAAAGGCAGTCA
The window above is part of the Negativicutes bacterium genome. Proteins encoded here:
- a CDS encoding phosphopantetheine-binding protein, whose product is MVLERVIAVIAKKIECDPATISAETKFEELGIDSLEVIELLMSMEEEFATEIELGSTKLIKVADLVSLIEAKIQ